The Salvia miltiorrhiza cultivar Shanhuang (shh) chromosome 1, IMPLAD_Smil_shh, whole genome shotgun sequence genome has a window encoding:
- the LOC131006729 gene encoding protein SMAX1-LIKE 6-like, whose amino-acid sequence MPTPVGVARQCLSDSAAAVLDDAVAAARRRSHAQTTTLHVVSALLAVTSSPLREACTRAWSSAYSPRLQFRALELCVGVALDRVSASKSAAADEPPVSNSLMAAIKRSQASQRRHPDTFHLYQQQLNSGSQNTQSISAVKVELKHFLTSILDDPIVSRVFGDAGFRTQEIKMAVLNPLSISRFAVTASRPPPLFACSPDNFELDRRAHSFPFIDAAAMEKHDENHRKIREVLLKKTRRNPLLIGASGGDAYRNFLDCLKKGESGVLPKELDGLTVLSIEREISECIGERLSEAMIGLKFKKVDELVENCQGAGIIANCGDLKEFSDVELLEFVRNVVLKLKRLLIKHGGKLWLMGFLADDDDYKKLVEQFPCIEMDLDLHLLPITASSIGGKPFKSSLMRSFVPFGGFFSMSSELKSPCTNVTKTMKLCSSCNEKYEKEVSDVQKGVSTDSVADKQSVNLSSWLQIAECETSKKSCTEEAKKDKTILDARILALQRKWSGICQRLHHSWTSQVDTTLTKPHTFVATTLQHVPIRKEAVSAGSLSGGNNVTNMSPCMPPDWQKNSPPKQNVPRPAEFSASVIAQAEVPAQGLGLNDFQKSSSSKQRTSLPIACTFSPSVASVATDLTLGTFCDSSEEFRRNPSLQDDCSGLQNSESSMSQLSQSSPCSHHHGKQMYAKDLEHQWGVLAEKVYWQSEAIQTIGRTVSHCKNENARYHCSKKRNVWLSFVGPDKVGKRKIAASVAEIAFGRKDHLLYLDLCAEGTDPFDYIVDSYDSKYLKMQPGRELIVDYLAGELSKHPDSVVLLENVEKADFVVRCSLSQAIKTGKFPDSRGRPIYLNNNIFILASTVVKGSKHLLFGKEAPDFPEETILEAKNMQMQILVEPLGDIYSRNSTTRVSLFPSEIISNKFCSSKRKLMNDGSTKGEISKRACQLSRSFDLNLPVDGGEEDSDMDKSDDDYSDDSEVWLGELLEHVDENVVSKPFDFDSLSQKILREIDARLRKIVGATVLLEIDRQVMVQILAAAWLTERGEALEDWIEQVLCSGIDEARKRCNVASDFVLRLVPCEGLVVKAQASRVCLPAKINV is encoded by the exons ATGCCAACGCCGGTGGGCGTAGCCCGGCAATGCTTGTCGgactcggcggcggcggtgctgGACGACGCCGTGGCGGCAGCGAGGCGCCGCAGTCACGCACAGACGACGACGTTGCACGTGGTGTCCGCTCTACTGGCTGTGACTTCTTCTCCTCTCCGTGAGGCCTGCACACGCGCCTGGAGTAGCGCGTACTCCCCACGGCTCCAGTTCCGCGCGCTGGAGCTCTGTGTCGGCGTCGCGCTCGATAGGGTTTCGGCGTCCAAATCCGCTGCCGCCGACGAGCCGCCGGTGTCGAACTCTCTGATGGCGGCGATCAAGAGATCGCAGGCGAGTCAGAGGCGCCATCCCGACACGTTCCATCTGTATCAACAGCAGCTGAACTCGGGCTCGCAGAATACACAGTCGATTTCTGCGGTTAAAGTTGAGCTGAAGCATTTCTTAACGTCGATTTTGGATGATCCGATCGTGAGCCGCGTCTTCGGCGATGCGGGTTTCCGAACTCAGGAGATAAAGATGGCGGTTCTCAACCCTCTCTCCATTTCCAGATTCGCCGTGACGGCGTcccggccgccgcccctgttTGCGTGTAGTCCGGATAATTTCGAGCTGGACAGACGCGCTCACAGTTTCCCCTTTATCGATGCTGCTGCCATGGAGAAACACGATGAGAACCACAGAAAAATCAGGGAAGTTCTGTTGAAGAAAACTAGGAGAAATCCCTTGCTCATTGGTGCTTCTGGAGGTGATGCTTATAGGAACTTTTTGGATTGTTTGAAGAAGGGCGAATCCGGAGTTTTGCCTAAAGAACTTGATGGATTGACTGTGTTATCGATCGAACGCGAGATTTCCGAGTGTATCGGTGAGCGTTTGAGCGAAGCAATGATCGGGTTGAAGTTcaaaaaagttgatgaattaGTCGAGAATTGCCAGGGGGCCGGGATCATCGCCAACTGTGGGGATTTGAAGGAATTTTCGGATGTTGAGTTGCTGGAATTTGTTAGGAATGTGGTGTTGAAGCTGAAGAGGTTGTTGATCAAACATGGTGGAAAGCTGTGGTTGATGGGGTTCTTGGCAGATGATGATGACTACAAGAAGCTAGTAGAGCAGTTTCCTTGTATCGAGATGGATCTGGATTTGCATCTGCTGCCCATCACTGCTTCCTCCATAGGAGGAAAACCTTTCAAGTCCAG CTTGATGAGGTCTTTTGTTCCATTTGGTGGATTCTTCTCTATGTCTTCTGAGCTTAAAAGTCCATGCACAAATGTTACGAAAACCATGAAACTATGCAGCTCGTGCAATGAAAAGTATGAGAAAGAAGTTTCTGATGTTCAGAAGGGAGTTTCAACTGATTCGGTTGCTGATAAACAATCAGTGAATCTATCTTCTTGGCTGCAAATTGCTGAATGTGAAACAAGCAAGAAATCTTGCACGGAAGAG GCTAAAAAAGACAAAACTATATTGGATGCAAGAATATTGGCCTTGCAGAGGAAATGGAGTGGCATCTGCCAAAGGCTTCATCACTCTTGGACATCTCAGGTGGATACAACTCTAACGAAGCCACATACTTTTGTTGCAACAACTCTGCAGCATGTGCCCATACGAAAAGAGGCAGTTAGTGCGGGTTCATTATCCGGTGGAAACAATGTGACTAATATGAGCCCTTGCATGCCGCCAGACTGGCAAAAAAATTCTCCTCCAAAGCAAAATGTACCTAGACCTGCCGAGTTTAGTGCCAGTGTAATTGCACAGGCTGAAGTACCAGCGCAAGGTTTGGGGTTGAATGATTTTCAGAAGTCATCCAGCTCTAAGCAAAGGACAAGCCTGCCCATTGCTTGCACATTTTCACCCTCTGTTGCCTCTGTGGCCACAGATTTGACACTTGGAACATTTTGTGATTCTTCTGAGGAGTTCAGAAGAAATCCCAGCTTGCAAGATGATTGCAGTGGTCTTCAAAACTCTGAATCATCTATGAGTCAACTTTCTCAATCTTCACCTTGTTCTCATCATCATGGAAAGCAGATGTATGCAAAAGACCTTGAACACCAATGGGGTGTTCTGGCTGAAAAGGTTTATTGGCAGTCAGAAGCCATTCAAACTATTGGTCGAACTGTGTCACATTGCAAAAATGAAAATGCTAGATATCATTGCTCAAAAAAGAGGAACGTTTGGCTCAGCTTTGTGGGGCCTGATAAAGTGGGGAAGAGGAAAATAGCTGCATCTGTTGCTGAGATAGCATTTGGTAGAAAGGACCACTTGCTATATTTGGATCTTTGTGCTGAGGGTACGGACCCATTCGACTACATTGTTGATTCTTATGACTCAAAGTACCTCAAAATGCAGCCTGGGAGGGAACTGATAGTTGATTACCTTGCTGGAGAGTTGAGCAAGCATCCCGACTCCGTTGTGCTCCTTGAAAATGTTGAAAAGGCTGATTTCGTGGTTAGATGTAGTTTATCTCAAGCCATCAAAACAGGTAAATTTCCAGATTCACGTGGCAGGCCCATCTACCTCAATAACAATATATTTATTCTTGCCTCAACTGTCGTAAAGGGCAGTAAACATCTGCTTTTTGGCAAAGAAGCACCTGACTTTCCAGAAGAAACAATTTTGGAGGCCAAAAATATGCAGATGCAAATTTTAGTAGAACCTCTTGGTGATATCTACAGCAGGAATAGCACTACACGCGTTTCACTTTTCCCAAGTGAAATCATCTCTAACAAGTTCTGTTCCAGTAAAAGAAAATTGATGAATGATGGCTCAACCAAGGGTGAGATATCAAAACGTGCTTGTCAATTGTCCAGATCCTTTGACTTAAACTTGCCTGTTGATGGTGGGGAAGAGGATAGTGATATGGATAAGAGTGATGATGATTACTCGGATGATTCAGAGGTTTGGTTGGGAGAATTGCTAGAGCATGTTGATGAAAATGTGGTGTCCAAACCATTCGATTTTGATTCTCTCTCCCAGAAGATATTGAGAGAGATAGATGCGCGGTTGAGAAAGATAGTTGGAGCCACTGTTCTCCTAGAAATTGATAGACAAGTGATGGTTCAAATACTTGCAGCTGCATGGTTAACAGAAAGGGGGGAGGCATTGGAGGATTGGATCGAGCAGGTTCTTTGTTCGGGCATCGATGAAGCCCGTAAAAGGTGCAATGTTGCTTCTGATTTTGTATTGAGATTAGTACCATGTGAAGGGCTTGTGGTGAAAGCACAAGCTTCTAGAGTGTGTCTTCCCGCGAAAATAAATGTTTAA